Part of the Scrofimicrobium sp. R131 genome is shown below.
TGAAACGTGGTCCGGCCACCCCCGATCACGTCACTTGGGTTGGGCCCGGTGTGATTGAGGTGGGGAGTGTGGGCCAATATCCGGAAAAGTATCGCGAGTATGTGGCGCGTCAAGCCACACGAACAGGGTTGGAGACTGAACCTTTTGCCGGTTTTCCCCGCGCTATTGTCCTGCCCGAGATTGGCCTAGTCACCGCAGGACGACAGGGTGAGGAGGCCGATGCAACACGAGAAATCTGTGAACACACGCTAGAGGTAGTCCGAATCGCCGAAGCCTTAGGGGGCTATCGGCCAGCTCCCGAGGAACACGTTTTTGATTTGGAATATTGGCGTCCCCAACGGGAGAAATACTTCCGTCGAGAGCGGTCAGGTCCAGATGCAGGCCGGGTAGTGCTAGTGACAGGTGCCGCATCCGGAATCGGGCATGCGTGCGCAAAGGCTTTCCTAGACAGAGGCGCTAGCGTGATTGGCTGGGACCTCAGCCCAGCCGTAGTGGACGCATTTGCTTCGCCAAACTGGCTAGGTCAGGTTGTAAATGTAACCAATGTCGACCGGCAGCAGGAAGCCTTGAAAGAGGCCGTGGCGCATTTTGGTGGGTTGGACGTGTTCGTTCCGGCAGCTGGGATTTTCCCCTCAGCCGAAGACTTGTCGGAACTTAGGCTAGACGCCTGGCAACGCACGTTGGACATCAACACGACCGCTGCAGTTGCCGGTCTAAAACTATGTCACCCGTATCTCCGTCACGCGGTTGACGGAGGCTACGTCTGCGCGATCGCTTCCAAGAATGTCGCGGCACCCGGGTACGGAGCGGCAGCCTATTCAGCCTCCAAAGCGGCTTTGACTCAAGTGCTCCGGGTAGCTGCCTTGGAGTGGGCAGGTGACGGCATTCGCGTAAACATGGTCCATCCGGATGCAGTGTTCGATACAGCTTTGTGGACGCCAGATCTGCTAGCAAAGCGTGCAGAGCACTACGGTCTCACGGTCGACCAGTACAAGCGACGAAACCTACTGCATGCAGAGATCACCTCCCAGCGAGTCGGAGAGCTTACCGCCACCATGTGCAGTCAGGTCTTCTCTTGCACCACCGGTGCGGGAGTTCCCATCGACGGAGGCAATGAACGCGTCATCTAGCCGGAAAGGTAACACCCGTGAAGAAAACCAGCATCCATCAACCAGTTGTCTATCGCCACAATGATTGGGGACCAGCTTACCTACTTAGAGACGATCCATACGAGCTAGGAGTGGTCCGGCTCCGACCGGGCGACGAAGTGGACAACCATTATCATCGCCATTGCGTCGAGTCGTTCATCGTAATGGAGGGCAGTTGCACCCTGTGGGTTGACCAGGGCGCACCAGTGACCCTAACCGTCGGAGACATTGTCAGCTCCGCCGCTAACGAACAGCACTATTTGCGTAACGACACCGAGGAACCGTGCAGGTTCATTTTCTTGAAGACCCCTTCAAGCCCGGGAGATACCATCGCGGTTCCCTGGGTGCCCAGCAACTAACAGAACCAGAAAAGGAGCACTACTGTGGCCGACCTAGAAGGCAACTTGAACGCGAAGAACTTCCACACTGAAACACCAACCCCTGACTATGGGTTCCATGTCAAGGGTGCCAGCCACCTGGATTTTGGGATGAAGCGGCGCTTGTCGCGCATCTTTCAGGCGGATGGCCGGACCGTCATGCTGGCATTTGATCACGGTTATTTCCAGGGGCCCACTCGCGGCCTAGAACGAGTTGATCTCAACATTGTCCCGCTGGCACCTTGGGCTGATGCCCTTATGGGCACACGCGGGATCTTTCGATCAAGCTTCCCCGCCGATGGAAACATGCCCCTGGTTGTGCGTGCCTCAGGCGGTCCATCGATTCTTCGGGAACTATCGGACGAGCACGTGGCCTTGGACATGGCCGATGCGGTTCGCCTAGATTCCAGTGCTGTTGCAGTCCAAGTGTTTGTGGGAGGGGAACACGAGTCGCGTTCAATTCAGAATATGACCACCCTGGTCGACCAGGGAATGAAGGTAGGTATCCCAGTCCTTGGCGTCACCGCGGTTGGCAAGAACTTGGTCCGAGATTCCCGCTATCTCGGACTAGCGACCAGGATGATTGCCGAGCTTGGGGCACAGATGGTCAAGACATACTACTGCGAGCAGGATTTCGAGGAGGTGGTAGCGGGCTGCCCAGTTCCGGTCATCGTTGCGGGCGGAAAGAAACTACCGGTTCCCGAAGCGCTGGATATGGCTTACCGTTCAATCCAAGCTGGCGCGGCCGGCCTGGACATGGGTCGAAATATCTTCCAGAGACAAAGCCCAAGCGCCATGATTCAAGCAGTTCGCGGAGTTGTACATGACGGGCTGAACGTGGCTGAGGCGGTAGAACAGTATCGGGAACTGTCAGGCGGGTTGACCGACTAGAAAGGGGAATCAGCCTGTGACAAGCACCTATTTGTCCACCCGACAAGCTGTGATAGAGGTCGGACAGCGACTTTGGAAACGCGGATACGTGGCCAGCAACGATGGCAACATATCTGTCAAGGTATCGGCCGACTTGATCCTCTGCACCCCCACGGGCGTATCCAAAGGATTCATGACGCCGGACTCCTTGGCGCTGGTGCATCCGGACGGAACTGTTGTGGACCGTGGAACAGGTGGCGGTCCTTCGTCAGAGATCAAGATGCACCTTCGCGTGTATCAGGAAGATCCCTCCGTCCAAGCGGTAGTTCACGCTCACCCTCCCATTTCAACCGCATACGCGGTTCTAGGTGAACCTCTCGAAGCGAACCTATTGCCCGAAATAGCACTGCTGATGCCACGTGTACCCATTGCTCCTTATGCAACACCGTCCACCGAACAGGTACCTAATTCCGTGGCGCCGCTAGTGGCTGATCATCGAGTTTGCCTACTGGAGCAACACGGAAGTCTCTCATGGGCAGACTCACTTGAAGAAGCGTACTTAGCTACTGAACGGTTGGAATACTACGCCCAGCTTCTGTTCAACCTGCATCTTCTTGGGCGGATGCGGGAACTCACTTCCGAACAGGTTCACGCACTGCGAGTACAGTTTGGACAAGTCTAATCAGTTGCGGGGAGAACTTGACGCATCAAGTTCTCCCCGCAACTGAAGTTAAGCCTTGAACCGAAGCCCATGGACTAGACCATTGCAGGTCACGATGCTCGACACCCCTTGCCAAACAGATCGTTTATCGATATGTTTGTCTCGATTATCAATCGAAAGGGGTGGCGATGAGTCGACTGGTTTACGGCATCTTGCGCCTGATTTTGGCCCTGCTCGCAGCAATCCTGCTGTTCTTCCAGGTGCTGGCGATCATCATCATGTCCCAGCCTTGGGGGTTTGAGAGCCCGGAGGCCTACAAGTTCCTCATTTTCACCGTGCTGATTTTGGGCGCAATCTGCGTGCAGGTGGTACTGGCCTCGGTGTGGCACCTTCTCACCATGGCCTACCACGGCACGGTGTTCTCCCCCCGCGCATTCCGATCGGTCGACGTGGTGATCGGGGCGGCCGCCACCGCTGCCGTGCTCTCCACCCTGCTGACCTTTGTGCTTGGCTACCTGGGTCGAAGCACCGGCGAGATTCCGCCCGGGGCTGTCCTGATAGCCCTGATCCTGGCGCTTGTGGCTGTGGGCGTGGGTTTGATTGTCTACGTCCTCCGGCTCCTTCTGGCCCAAGCGGTCAGCCGCGACGTGGAGGCCAACCAGTTGGCGGCCGAACTGGACGGGGTGATCTGATGCCGATTGTGGTGGACATCGATGTCATGCTGGCAAAAAGGAAGATGTCTGTCGGGACGCTGGCAGAGCGGATCAACCTTTCACCCGCCAACTTGGCAGTACTGAAGAACAATCGAGCCAAGGCCGTTCGCTTCACCACTTTGGACGCCCTGTGTCGGGTGCTCGAGTGTCAACCGGGCGATCTGTTGCGGTGGGTGCCTGAAGGCGACTCGGGAACCGAAGCCAGCCAGTAGGCCACCACCAGGCGAACGAGGCGGCCCCCCTCATCCGGTTGGACGCCTCGTTTTGCTCAGCACTTTTCTAGCTGTCGTCCCAGTTGGGCCGGCCACCACTTTTTCTGGTGCCGTCCGAGAGATACTGAGGCATGAGGATTTTGCTCTTCGGAGGGACAGCTTGGCTTGGGCGAACCATCGCGCAAGCCGCGATCATAGCGAACCATGACATCACCTGCGTGGCCCGAGGCTCATCGGTCCCGGCGGCAGCTCGGCTAGTACAGCTCGATCGAGATCTGGACCAAAGCCTCTCTGCCCTGCCGGCGGGCCGCTGGGATGCGGTGATCGATCTGGCCACCCAGCCTGGACACGTCCGGCGGGCGGTGGATCAGCTCCGCGAGCGGGCCGATCACTACCTCTTCATTTCGTCCGGAAACGCCTATGCTTCGCTTTCGGACCCAGGGATTACCGAGGACGCTCCCCTCTGCCGACCGCTGGCTGCCGACTCGATGACCGCTCCCCACGACTACGGCCCGGCAAAGGTGGCCTGCGAAGAGGCTGTCCTGTCCGCGTTTGGCCCCGACCGCACCACCATCATCCGCCCGGGCCTGATTGGAGGACCGGAAGACCCAACCGGACGCAGCACGTATTGGCCCCTACGGTTCGCTCGGCCATCCAACCGCCAGGGTCGGGTGCTGGTCCCTGACGCACTCGATTACCCCACCTCGGTCATCGACGTGCGTGACCTGGCCGATTGGATCGTCCAACTGGCTGAGGTTCGTGGCGGTGGGATCTTCAATGCGACCGGCGAGGTGACCTCTCTTGGAAACCACCTTCAGCTGGCCCAAACGGTGACTGAGTCCGAGGGGAAGATGATTGCAGCAGCTCCTGATTGGCTGACTGCACAGGGCGTGCACGAGTGGATGGGCCCGAAATCGCTGCCCCTTTGGATCAGTGATCCGCAGATGCGGGGCATGGGGGCCCTGTCGAGCCTGCATGCCCTTGAGAACGGACTCTCACTTCGGCCACTCCGGGACACCCTGGCTGATTCGCTGGCGTGGGCGGTTGAGGCAAACCTCCCCACCGTGGCCGGAGCCGGACTGACCGACGGTGAGGAGCAGGCTCTGCTCACCGCTCTCGACGCTCAATGCTAGATGGATCGGAGGCAGCGCGGCTGAACCCACCGGTGGTGGCCTTAAGCGAGAAAGGCGGAAGGGCCGGGCGCGAATGTTGCGGTCCGTGCGAAATAGCAGAGAGAAGGCGCTACTGCATCTTCGTTCGCCGGCCAGGTCAATCAGCACTGTGAGAACACAAGAGAGCCGCTTCATGCCCCCTCTGAGCTACCTAGTGAAGGCGCCCTGGCAAACCGAGCTAAGGTCACCAGTTACCTAAGGTGGAAGCAATGGTGCGTCGCGGGCGAGGATAGTCTTCCACTTCATGGAGGATGGCAAAGAACACTTTGCCTAGCCGCTTTCATCGACCGGAGATACCGATCACGGGGGTCTCATCGACGAAGTGCGCACCCATCGAGCTTCACTCCAGCTCAAGCGCACCGGCCTGGATCCACACAACCCAGGCCTGTTGCAGCACCGTGACCGCCTCGTCCCTAGTGCTTCGCCCACAGGCAAATCTGAACGTCAGTTCCTCATCAAGCTATGCATCCCTAAGAGGTGAAGGACCTCCGTAGATTAGCCATCCGGAGCTGACGCGGTGCCGCAGCCACGCTTCCTCAGTAAGGCGAGCGGTGCGAATTAACGCAATCTAGCGGGAGTCTTTGCTGCGTCAAGGCTCCCCCTGGTGCACGAGTCCTGTGCTTGCTTCCAGAGGAATTAAGAATCCTGAAGGTTGAGCCAGAACTCCGCGCTTGTTCCGAGCGCCGCCGCGATCTGCGCGGCGGACTCGCGAGTGATCTCCTTCTTGCCGGAGATGATCTCCGAGACGAACTGTGCCGGTCGTCCAAGAACCTCCGCAAAATCGGCCTGAGTCCAGCCACGCGCGGCGAGCTCGTCTGCGAGGAGTTCCCCGGCCGGGAACACCTCGGCAGCCATCGGCATTCTCATGATCGGCACCCTCTTTCATTGGTAATCAACCATCTCGACGACAATGACCATCCGGCCTTCGTCATCCGTCTCGAACTTGATGATAAGACTGAACCGGTCATTCAGGCAGGTGGATGAGGTTCCGGCACGGTTGCCCTTGAGCTGCTCCAAGCGGAGGGAATGCATCGCATATAGGTCTAGTTCGTCCGTGGCCGCGCGCAGATCTGGCCGATAACGGGCGCCGCATCGAGAATGACTACGACCAAGATCAAGGACCGGGACGCCAGATCACTAAGACAAGGAAGCCAGCCTCCGTCTTCCCGAGCCCTTCGCCGTCTCGACAGGCGAAAACGCCCAAATCAGGGGCTCTATTACGTCTTGAATGGTGGAGCTAAGGGGACTCGAACCCCTAACCCCCTGCTTGCAAAGCAGGTGCGCTACCAATTGCGCCATAGCCCCGTCTGGGTGGTGTCGAATTTACTCTACCGGATCGGTGATGGGATGCCAGAGCTCTTCAGCTGTGGATAGATCCCGAATGGTCTGCCAGACCAAAACCGCTCCGGCAGCACAGGCCGCGACCACTGAGGCTCGCACCAGGAACTTTTTCATTTCTCCTCCGGTGACCTCGGTATCTGCGACGGTGGGCCTAGCTGGGCTCGAACCAGCGACCTCAGTCTTATCAGGACTGCGCTCTAACCAACTGAGCTATAGGCCCGTGGACACTGTGAAAGCTTAGCCGATTTTTCGCCGCGTCGGCAAACTGTCCCGCCCTCTCACAGTGGGAGTTGGATCACTCATCCATCAGGGAGACTTTCAGCCCTCCGACCAGCGAAGCAATCAGGTTGTAGAGCAGCGATCCGAGCGTACAAACCGCGGTGAACAGCACCACGTTCATGATCCCCAGAATGGTCGCGTAGGACATCACCCGGGGCAGTCGGACGTACTCCATCAGCTCCAGGAACGACTCGGCCCCGAGTCGGGTCAGGAAGTCCTCCACCGACCCGAACACGTCCATACCGTCCAGCAGCAGCCAGAGCGCCGCGGTGATCACGACGGTGGCAATCCCAACCGCCACCGCGAGGATGAAGCTGATCTTCAGCGCCGACCAGGGGTCAATCTTGGCCAGGGTCAGCTCGACTTTGCGCGGCTCGTCATACTCGGCCTCAACTTCCGCGACCACAGCGTTTTCACTCATTCTCGGTCCCCTCGGATTCAGTGGTCTCGGCCTCTCCCGATTCCGCGTCCTCTTGGTCTTCTTCGTCCCCACCGTTGCGGGTGATCGCGATGACCCGGTCGCTTTCATCGGGTCGCGCGAAAATGACGCCCTTGGTGTTGCGCCCCGTGGAGCGAACGTCACCTGCACTAACCCTAACCAGTTTTCCGCTCTCAGTGATAACCATGACATCTTCTTCGGGCTCAATCACGAGGGCTCCAACCAGCGCTCCGCGCTCGGGGGCCAGGTCAGCGACCTTTATCCCCAGTCCGCCTCGACCTTGAACTCGATACTCCGCCAGCGGCGTCCGCTTGGCGTATCCGCCCTCGGTGACCACCAGGAGGTCCGCATCCGGCTCGACCACCTCCATCGTCAGGAGTTCGTCTTCGGGGCGGAACCGCATCCCCATCACGCCGGAGGTGGACCGACCCATCGGGCGCAGCTGCTCGTCGTCGGCGGTGAACCGGATCGACATGCCCTGCTTGGACACCAGGATGACGTCGTCGGTGGCGTTGACGATCTCGGCTGACACCACCTCGTCCGGCTGGCCGTCCCCGTCTTCGCGCAGGTTGATGGCGATCAGACCGGCTGAGCGCGGCGAGTCGTACTCGGCCAGGCGGGTCTTCTTGACCAAGCCGGACTTGGTCGCCAACAGCAGGTACTCCGCGTCCTCGTAGGACTCGATCCGCATGACCTGGGCAATGGCCTCCCCCGGCTGGAAAGCCAGCAGGTTCGCCACGTGCTGACCCTTGGCGTCGCGCCCGCCTTCCGGCAGCTGGTACGCCTTGGCCCGGTAAACCCGTCCCTGGTTGGTGAAGAACAGCAGCCAGTCGTGGGTGGAGGTGACGAAGAAGTGTTCCACCGCGTCGTCTCCGCGCAGCTGCGCACCGCGCACACCCTTGCCACCGCGCTTTTGGGAGCGGTAGTTGTCCTCGCGGGTCCGCTTGGCGTAGCCCTCCCGGGTAATGGTGACCACGACGCGTTCTTCCGCGATCAGCTCTTCGTCGGACAGGTCTCCGCCGAACGGAACGATGGCGGTCTTTCGCTCGTCACCGAACTTGTCCACAATCACGGCCAGCTCATCGGAGATGATCTGCCGCTGGCGCGTCGGCGAGGACAGGATGTCCTGCAGGTCCTCGACCCGAGCCTTGATTTCGGCGTGCTCGTCCAGGATCTTCTGGCGTTCCAGGGCAGCCAGGCGTCGCAGCTGCAGCGCCAGAATCGCGTTGGCCTGAATCTCGTCGATCTGCAACAGCTCCATCAGCCCGGTCCGCGCTTCGTCCACCGTGGGTGAACGACGGATCAGGGCGATCACTTCGTCCAGCATGTCCAGCGCGCGCAGGTAGCCGTCCAAGATGTGCAGCCGCTCGCGCGCCTTGGCGAGGCGGAACTTGGTTCGGCGAACAATCACTTCCAGCTGGTGCTTGACCCAGTAGTGCACGAAGCCGTCGAGGCTCAGCGTGCGCGGCACCCCGTCGACCAGCGCCAACATGTTGGCGGGGAACGAGTCCTGCAGCTGGGTGCGCTTGTACAGGTTGTTCAGCACCACCTGGGCCACCGCATCGCGCTTTAGCACGATGATGAGCCGCTGGCCGTTCCGCCCCGAAGTCTCGTCGCGAATATCGGCAATGCCGGTCAGCTGGCCGGTGTTGGTCAGCTCGGCAATCTTGGCGGCCAGGTTGTCCGGGTTGACCTGGTAGGGCAGCTCCTTGATCACCAGGCAGGTGCGGCCGTGCAGTTCCTCCACGTCGACAACCGCCCGCTGCACGATGGCGCCGCGGCCGGTCCGGTAGGCCTGCTCAATCCCCTTCCGCCCCAAAATGGTGGCGCCGGTCGGGAAGTCAGGTCCCTTGATCCGTTCAAGCAGGGCCTCCAGCAGCTCCTCGCGGGTCGCCTCCGGGTGCTCCAGGTACCACTGAACGCCGGCAGACACCTCGCGCAGGTTGTGCGGGGGAATCCGGGTAGCCATGCCGACCGCGATCCCCTCCGAGCCGTTCACCAGCAGGTTCGGGAACCGAGCCGGCAGTACGGTCGGCTCCTGAGCGCGGCCGTCGTAGTTTTCCTGGAAGTCGACGGTCGCCTCGTCAATTTCCCGGGTCATTTCCATCGCCAGCGGAGCCATCTTGCACTCCGTGTACCGGGGCGCGGCCGGCCCCAGGTTTCCGGGCGAGCCGAAGTTACCCTGACCGGCTACCAGCGGGTAGCGCATCGACCACCATTGGACGAGGCGGGCGAGCGCGTCGTAAACGGAGGCGTCCCCGTGCGGGTGGTAGTGGGCCATCACGTCGCCGACCACGCGCATGCACTTGTAGAAGCCAGCGTCGGGACGGTAGCCACCGTCGTACATGGTGTAGAGGATCCGGCGGTGGACGGGCTTCAAGCCGTCGCGCACGTCCGGCAGCGCCCGACCCACGATCACGCTCATCGCGTAGTCCAGGTAGGAGCGCTGCATCTCAGATTCGAGGTCGACCGGGTCAATTCGGCCGATGACGCCCACGGTTCCCTCCCCGGCTGCGGCCGCAACCGCCTCGGCCACTTCGGCGGCCTCCCGGTTCTGGTCGGAGCTGTTCAGTTCTTCCGAATTCTTTTCGTCACTCATTATGTGGTTCCCTCCGGAAGACTCTAAGCGTCAATGAAACGAACGTCTTGGGCGTTGCGCTGAATGAAGGTTCGGCGCGATTCCACGTCGTCACCCATGAGGATGGTGAAGATTTCGTCGGCAGCGGCCGCCTCCCCCACCTCAACCTGCTTCAGCAGGCGACGGTCAGGATCCATCGTGGTTTCCCACAGCTCCTGATCGTTCATCTCACCCAACCCCTTGTAGCGCTGGATGGCCCCGTTCTTGGGCAGCTTCCAACCGCGCGCGGCTCCCTCTTCGAGGGCTTCGTCCCGCTCCGGATCGGAGTAAACGTACTGGTGCGGAGCGTTGGTCCACTTGAGGCGGTACAGCGGGGGTGTGGCCAGGTAGATGTGGCCTTCCTCCACCAGCGGCTTCATGTAGCGGAAGAAGAAAGTCATCAGCAGGGTGGCGATGTGCTGGCCGTCCACGTCCGCGTCTGCCATCACGATCACCTTGTGATAGCGCAGCTTCTCCCGGTCAAACTCTTCGCCAATGCCGGTGCCCAAAGCCCCGATCAGCGCCTGAATCGTTTCCGAGTTCATCGCCCGGTCAATCCGCGCCTTCTCCACGTTCAGGATCTTTCCCCGCAGCGGCAAAATGGCCTGGGTGTCCGGGTTGCGCCCGGTCACGGCCGAACCGCCGGCGGAGTCGCCCTCAACGATGAAAATTTCGCATTCCTCCGCATTGCGCGAGGAGCAGTCCCGCAGCTTTGAGGGCATCGAGACCGAGTCCAGTGCTGTCTTTCGCCGGGTGGCCTCGCGGGCCTTCCGGGCGGCC
Proteins encoded:
- a CDS encoding SDR family oxidoreductase, which encodes MSARTSSDSIFSLSQLISASHVLGSDPSLVLRGGGNCSVKGVWTLPDQTQVEALYVKGSGHDLGTLTTDGLTPLRLEQVRGYLSSPLVSQDSLMDALLAARLDPSFPAPSVESLVHAAWPRPFVLHTHADVVQGLTDTASAAEIAHQVWGERALFLPYATPGLPLGLAVVEAFKSQPHTQILIVESHGVFTAGDSADEALDLHRWVITQAAKFIDSLDVPPLNLRSPLELSPNTSYQIAQLRQNLSEIAGEPLILRHYPNSPVGRLGEDSHLLAAMKRGPATPDHVTWVGPGVIEVGSVGQYPEKYREYVARQATRTGLETEPFAGFPRAIVLPEIGLVTAGRQGEEADATREICEHTLEVVRIAEALGGYRPAPEEHVFDLEYWRPQREKYFRRERSGPDAGRVVLVTGAASGIGHACAKAFLDRGASVIGWDLSPAVVDAFASPNWLGQVVNVTNVDRQQEALKEAVAHFGGLDVFVPAAGIFPSAEDLSELRLDAWQRTLDINTTAAVAGLKLCHPYLRHAVDGGYVCAIASKNVAAPGYGAAAYSASKAALTQVLRVAALEWAGDGIRVNMVHPDAVFDTALWTPDLLAKRAEHYGLTVDQYKRRNLLHAEITSQRVGELTATMCSQVFSCTTGAGVPIDGGNERVI
- a CDS encoding cupin domain-containing protein, with the translated sequence MVRLRPGDEVDNHYHRHCVESFIVMEGSCTLWVDQGAPVTLTVGDIVSSAANEQHYLRNDTEEPCRFIFLKTPSSPGDTIAVPWVPSN
- the lsrF gene encoding 3-hydroxy-5-phosphonooxypentane-2,4-dione thiolase, whose product is MADLEGNLNAKNFHTETPTPDYGFHVKGASHLDFGMKRRLSRIFQADGRTVMLAFDHGYFQGPTRGLERVDLNIVPLAPWADALMGTRGIFRSSFPADGNMPLVVRASGGPSILRELSDEHVALDMADAVRLDSSAVAVQVFVGGEHESRSIQNMTTLVDQGMKVGIPVLGVTAVGKNLVRDSRYLGLATRMIAELGAQMVKTYYCEQDFEEVVAGCPVPVIVAGGKKLPVPEALDMAYRSIQAGAAGLDMGRNIFQRQSPSAMIQAVRGVVHDGLNVAEAVEQYRELSGGLTD
- a CDS encoding class II aldolase/adducin family protein, producing MTSTYLSTRQAVIEVGQRLWKRGYVASNDGNISVKVSADLILCTPTGVSKGFMTPDSLALVHPDGTVVDRGTGGGPSSEIKMHLRVYQEDPSVQAVVHAHPPISTAYAVLGEPLEANLLPEIALLMPRVPIAPYATPSTEQVPNSVAPLVADHRVCLLEQHGSLSWADSLEEAYLATERLEYYAQLLFNLHLLGRMRELTSEQVHALRVQFGQV
- a CDS encoding DUF2975 domain-containing protein, encoding MSRLVYGILRLILALLAAILLFFQVLAIIIMSQPWGFESPEAYKFLIFTVLILGAICVQVVLASVWHLLTMAYHGTVFSPRAFRSVDVVIGAAATAAVLSTLLTFVLGYLGRSTGEIPPGAVLIALILALVAVGVGLIVYVLRLLLAQAVSRDVEANQLAAELDGVI
- a CDS encoding helix-turn-helix transcriptional regulator; protein product: MPIVVDIDVMLAKRKMSVGTLAERINLSPANLAVLKNNRAKAVRFTTLDALCRVLECQPGDLLRWVPEGDSGTEASQ
- a CDS encoding NAD-dependent epimerase/dehydratase family protein is translated as MRILLFGGTAWLGRTIAQAAIIANHDITCVARGSSVPAAARLVQLDRDLDQSLSALPAGRWDAVIDLATQPGHVRRAVDQLRERADHYLFISSGNAYASLSDPGITEDAPLCRPLAADSMTAPHDYGPAKVACEEAVLSAFGPDRTTIIRPGLIGGPEDPTGRSTYWPLRFARPSNRQGRVLVPDALDYPTSVIDVRDLADWIVQLAEVRGGGIFNATGEVTSLGNHLQLAQTVTESEGKMIAAAPDWLTAQGVHEWMGPKSLPLWISDPQMRGMGALSSLHALENGLSLRPLRDTLADSLAWAVEANLPTVAGAGLTDGEEQALLTALDAQC
- a CDS encoding HigA family addiction module antitoxin, whose amino-acid sequence is MAAEVFPAGELLADELAARGWTQADFAEVLGRPAQFVSEIISGKKEITRESAAQIAAALGTSAEFWLNLQDS
- a CDS encoding DLW-39 family protein, with the translated sequence MKKFLVRASVVAACAAGAVLVWQTIRDLSTAEELWHPITDPVE
- a CDS encoding DUF3566 domain-containing protein is translated as MSENAVVAEVEAEYDEPRKVELTLAKIDPWSALKISFILAVAVGIATVVITAALWLLLDGMDVFGSVEDFLTRLGAESFLELMEYVRLPRVMSYATILGIMNVVLFTAVCTLGSLLYNLIASLVGGLKVSLMDE
- the gyrA gene encoding DNA gyrase subunit A: MSDEKNSEELNSSDQNREAAEVAEAVAAAAGEGTVGVIGRIDPVDLESEMQRSYLDYAMSVIVGRALPDVRDGLKPVHRRILYTMYDGGYRPDAGFYKCMRVVGDVMAHYHPHGDASVYDALARLVQWWSMRYPLVAGQGNFGSPGNLGPAAPRYTECKMAPLAMEMTREIDEATVDFQENYDGRAQEPTVLPARFPNLLVNGSEGIAVGMATRIPPHNLREVSAGVQWYLEHPEATREELLEALLERIKGPDFPTGATILGRKGIEQAYRTGRGAIVQRAVVDVEELHGRTCLVIKELPYQVNPDNLAAKIAELTNTGQLTGIADIRDETSGRNGQRLIIVLKRDAVAQVVLNNLYKRTQLQDSFPANMLALVDGVPRTLSLDGFVHYWVKHQLEVIVRRTKFRLAKARERLHILDGYLRALDMLDEVIALIRRSPTVDEARTGLMELLQIDEIQANAILALQLRRLAALERQKILDEHAEIKARVEDLQDILSSPTRQRQIISDELAVIVDKFGDERKTAIVPFGGDLSDEELIAEERVVVTITREGYAKRTREDNYRSQKRGGKGVRGAQLRGDDAVEHFFVTSTHDWLLFFTNQGRVYRAKAYQLPEGGRDAKGQHVANLLAFQPGEAIAQVMRIESYEDAEYLLLATKSGLVKKTRLAEYDSPRSAGLIAINLREDGDGQPDEVVSAEIVNATDDVILVSKQGMSIRFTADDEQLRPMGRSTSGVMGMRFRPEDELLTMEVVEPDADLLVVTEGGYAKRTPLAEYRVQGRGGLGIKVADLAPERGALVGALVIEPEEDVMVITESGKLVRVSAGDVRSTGRNTKGVIFARPDESDRVIAITRNGGDEEDQEDAESGEAETTESEGTENE